The following is a genomic window from Gemmatimonadota bacterium.
ATATTCATCCACTGACACCACCTGATACCCCGCCAGCGACACCCGATTTGCCAACAACTCGGGCAACCCCTTTTGAATAAACGCATCCCACGAAATTTTATGCCACGGCGCCTTTACTGAAAGACTCATCAAATTCCTCCTCTCTATGTTAAAAGACACTTCTCAGAGAACTGTATCGCTCTTCTGCCTGGTATCATTTTTGGAACCTGTTTCTATGGCCTTTTTATCGCTGCACAAAACTCGGGATCATCGGCTATATCGCTAAATTCAGGTGCTTTACTCACTTTGTATTGGTCAAAGCGCGAAAAAAAGACACCTCGTTTGAGAAGCGACAGAACTTTATCCCGGTCTCTCTCAGTCGCCCAAATCGATGCCGCGAGCCACAAGTAGGAATACTCCGATCGAATACCAAGCTCAATGGCGCGTTGGAAAAGCGGGATGGCCAGGTCGTATTGTTTGGCGCGATAAATTGGTGCAGCGGCATTGTGATACAGCCCCCACAGCACTTGACGTTCTTCTGCTGTTAAATTGTCCCGCACTTCAAATTGCTCTTCTAAACGAGAGGTCGTAGATTTTGCAATTTGCCTCACCTGCGATATTTCGTTCATCCTGCCATAAGCATCCATCTCAACACACCTCGCATCTCCCCACGTCTCAAATGCCTCTGACCAACCGGGATCCTCACGACTGATTTGATCCAGATTATCCACTTCCAATAGTGCTTCTTGTAACTTTTGACACCAACCCAATACTATTATCGCGGAGCGCACATAATAACGCCTCATGAATCTGTTTCGCGATGTGGGCGCAATATCTTTCATAAGATTGTGATAAATTTCCAACCATGCATCGCTTTGACCGGTCTTAAACCAGCATTGAGCCTGTGTGCCATCGGACATAATCTCAAATAAAAGTCCTTCATTAGCTGGAACATCCTCCCGTTTCGTTCGCCAGGGCAAAAAATCCCACAGCCAATCTGTGGAAATCAACCACTCGGGTTGAGGCAAAACCCGCATTGCCCAGTTCAAATAGGCTTTCTGACTTTCTACAGCTTTTTTATTTTTGCCCAACATTGCCAAATTATCAGTCAAATGCCATCTTGCCCAGGCTTCTTCCTGTATAGACAAAGGGCGCAGCAAGTATTTTTGCAACAGTTTAACAATCTCCGTTTTATCGCCTAACCAGTCCAGCAACTCCATCCCGCGATGCACCATTTCCGAGTCCCAGGATGCTTTTTCGATCTGGTCGTAGAGCACAGATTTGCCTTTCTCCAACATTGAGCGATCTGTCTGTCTCGCATCCTGCACATATTGATGGCGATAGGTTTCAACAATCTCTACAATGGACGGTGCGGACATTATACCTCCTTTGGTGAACTGCTACTGCTGTTTACCCTCTCCCATACCTCCGACCCCATGCCTCTGCGAGTTGCTTGCGCGCGTGGAACAGCCGCGATTTCACTGTACCTTCTGGAATCGCCAACTGTTCGGCAACTTCTCGAAGCGTCACCTCATCTTCGTACACCATCTGAAATATCTCGCGTTTTTCCTCTGGCAACGCATCGATCAACACCTGCAAAATGCGCCGTTGTTCAGCCCGTTCTAATTGCACATCGGGTCCCAGCGCAGCCCGATCGATCATCCACCCCGGAACGGGTTGTTCTTCGTCCTCCTCATCGTAAAGCGAAGGCATTTCCAGAGGCTGTTCGCGACGGCGACTTTGGCTTCGCAATTGATTCAGCGACAAATTTCTCGCAATTCGAAACAACCATCCCCGAAAAGACCCTTGTCCCGACCATTGATCGGCCCGATTCCAAACTCTGAGAAAAACCTCCTGTGTCAAATCATCTGCTATGATCGGATCCCGCGTCACCCAACGCAGATTCTCAGTCACCTGCGCCTGATAGCGCACAAACAGAATCGCAAAAGCCTC
Proteins encoded in this region:
- a CDS encoding RNA polymerase sigma factor; the protein is MTPSDAILMQRIVARDQEAFAILFVRYQAQVTENLRWVTRDPIIADDLTQEVFLRVWNRADQWSGQGSFRGWLFRIARNLSLNQLRSQSRRREQPLEMPSLYDEEDEEQPVPGWMIDRAALGPDVQLERAEQRRILQVLIDALPEEKREIFQMVYEDEVTLREVAEQLAIPEGTVKSRLFHARKQLAEAWGRRYGRG